The Tardibacter chloracetimidivorans region ACACACGCTGGAGGAAGGCGTCGCGCCCCGGCCATTTTATCCCGGCGGCCGCCAGCACCCGGTCCAGCTCCTTCACCTGAAAGGGCGGAAAGGCTCCGGGAAAGCTGGACGTCGCCCGCGCCGCGAACAGCAGCCCCGGGATGTCGCCCAGCGGCCGGGCCTGATCGCCATAGCCCGAAAAGGAAATGACCAGCCGGTGCTCGGTCTCCATCACCCGGGGCGGGGAATTGAGCGACAGCTGTTCAGGGTGCCCGGCCAGATCGGTGACGGTGACGAACAGGTCCAGCGGCTGTTCGTCCGGAATCAGTCGGGGGCCGCGCTTGCCCTTTTCCATCGCAAGAAAGGCTTCGAGCAGCAGGCCGGTGAACACCTCGCCGCCAAATGGCGGCTCGAACCAACGCGAGCGGATGAAGCGCGAAAGCTTTGCCCGCACCTCCTCGCGCGCCGCCGGCTCCACCAGCGTGTCGACGGTTTCGTCCCGCCGCCGCCCCGCCGCCCAGGCGATGGGCGTGGCCCAGAGCTTCGTCAGCGCCGTCGCCGGCCGCGCCTCCGGGTCCAGCAGCGTCTCGATGTCGGCGTTGTTCAGCCACAGATCGCGCAACGGCTCCATGTCCGCGCCGGTCGTGATCGCATGGGCGAGGAAAATGCCGTTGATGCCTCCAGCAGATGCTCCGGCGATGATGTCGCTCAGCACGCGCAGCCGGAGATTGGGGGCAACCTCCTCCAGCAGGGCGGCATAGACGGCGGCGGTGTCGGTCAGTTCGGCGACGGCTTCGGAGGCGTGCGCCGCCTGGCTCGCCTGGAGGAGCTTCCAAATCTCCTTGACGATACCGTGCATGTAGACCGCAAGGCTGACCCCGCCATAGCAGATCAGCGCCAGCCTGACTTCCTTGGTGCGCATTGCCCGGCAGCATAGCCGCGCGGCAGCGCGGATGCGAGAAATATCGGGCGGCGCTTGTTCCCCATACGTTCTTCGCTATAAGACGCCCCATGGCAAAGCTGTTGAAGACCTATGTCTGCCAGTCCTGCGGTGCGGCCAGTTCCAAATGGCAGGGACAGTGCGCCGATTGCGGATCATGGAACACGATGGTGGAGGAGAGCGCCCCCGCAGCCTCACCCTTTGCCCAAAAGCATCATCTGCAAAAGGGCGGCCGCAGGCTTTCCCTAGAGGCGCTGAACGTCGAGACGGCCCTTCCAAAACGGCTTTCCACCGGCATAGGCGAGCTTGACCGCGCGCTTGGCGGAGGGCTGGTGGCCGGTTCGGCGACGCTGATCGGCGGCGATCCGGGCATCGGCAAATCGACCCTGCTGCTGCAGGCCGCAGGGCTGATCGCGCGTGCGGGACCGGCCGTGGTCTATGTCTCGGGCGAGGAAGCGGCCGACCAGGTGCGGCTGCGCGCCCACAGGCTTGGGCTGGGCAATGCGCCGGTGCGGCTTGCGGCGGCGACTTCGGTGCGCGACATATTGACGACGCTCGGCGACGGCGCGGCACCCGCGCTGCTCATCATCGATTCGATCCAGACCATGCATTCCGATCTGCTGGAAGGCGCGCCGGGCACCGTGTCGCAGGTGCGCGCCGCCGCTCAGGAGCTGATCCGCTATGCCAAGGAAACGGGCACAGCGCTGGTGCTGGTCGGCCATGTCACCAAGGACGGACAGATCGCAGGCCCGCGCGTGCTGGAGCACATGGTCGACACCGTTCTCTATTTCGAGGGCGAGCGCAGCCACCAGTATCGCGTGCTGCGGGCGGTGAAGAACCGTTTCGGCGGCACCGACGAGATCGGCGTCTTCGCGATGGCGGCCGAAGGGCTGACCGAAGTCTCCAATCCTTCCTCGCTTTTCCTCACCCATCGCGACGAGGCGGTCTCCGGGGCCGTCGTCTTCCCCGCGCTGGAAGGCACCCGGCCGGTGCTGGTGGAAATACAGGCGCTGGTCGTGCGGCTTGCAAGCGGCGCGACCCCCAGGCGCGCGGTCGTCGGCTGGGATTCGGGACGGCTGGCGATGGTGCTTGCAGTGCTTGAGGCGCGCTGCGGGCTGAGCTTTTCATCATGCGAGGTCTATCTCAACGTCGCAGGCGGGCTTCGCGTCTCCGATCCGGCGGCCGATCTGGCGGTTGCGGCGGCGCTCGTATCCGCCCTTGCCGAAAGGCCGCTGGCGACAGACGCCGTGGCGTTCGGCGAACTGGCGCTGTCGGGCGAACTGCGACCCGTCGGCCATGCGGGGCTGCGGCTGAAGGAGGCGGCGAAGCTGGGCTTCGGACGCGCCCTTATGCCCACCAACGGAGAGGTGAAGGCGGAAGGCCTGTCGCTCTCCCGCTTTCGCACGCTGGGCCAGCTCGTTGACCATCTGCTGGGGCGCGGCTAGCAGCAGGCGATGACCGACGCCGGATCGCTGACCGCAATGGATATCATCGTGCTGCTGCTGGTGGGCGGCGGCATCGTCTTCGGCGTGGTCCGGGGCTTCGTCACCGAAGTGCTGTCGCTGATGGCATGGGTCGCCGCCGTCATGGCGCTGCGCCTGTTCTACACGCCCGCAAGCGCATGGGCCGCCGAAGCCACGGGCACCGAAGCGGGTGGGGCGGTTCTGGCTTTCGCCGGGCTGTTCTTCGGCGCGTTCATCGTCTTTCGCATCATCGCCAACCAGCTCGGCAGCCGGACGCGCCAGTCTGTGGTCGGGCCGATCGACCGGCTGCTGGGGGGTGGTTTCGGGGCGCTGAAAGGCCTGATCGGCGCGAGCCTGCTGTTTCTCGCCGCGCATCTCGGCCATGAAATGCTTTGGGGCAGCGACGATCCGCCCGAATGGCTGGAGGCCAGCCGCACCTCGCCGCTGCTGAAGATCAGTTCGCGGCTGATCGTCGATTTCGTCGAGGAACGGCGGGAAGCCGCGCGGACGGACGATGATTCTCCCGCCAAGGAGGAGAAGCGCCCGGAGAAAAAACCGCGCACATCGCCGGACCGCAGCAAGGAAGACCGGGGCTATACGCCCGGCGAGCGGCAGCGGCTGGAAGAGCTGCTGGATGCCGCCAACGCGCTCGACACCTGATATAGGCCGCGCATGACGATTCGCCTCTACGACACAATGGCGCGCGAGAAGCGGGCCTTCGAGCCTGCCGATCCTTCGCGCGTGACCATGTATGTGTGCGGGCCGACCGTCTACAATCGCGCGCATATCGGCAATGCAAGGCCCGCCGTGGTGTTCGACGTGCTCGCCCGGCTGCTGAGGCACCGATATGGCGAGGATGCGCTGGTCTATGCGCGCAACGTCACCGACGTGGACGACAAGATCAACGCCGCCGCCGCCGCCGAGGGCGTCGACATCTCGGTCGTGACGGCGCGCTATGAAAAGCATTATCTGGACGACATGGCGGCGCTTGGCGTCGCGCCGCCCGATGTCGCGCCGCGCGCCACCGCGCACATTGACGAGATGATCGCCATGATCGCGCGGCTGATCGAGAGCGGCCATGCCTATGCGGCCGAGGGCCATGTGCTGTTCCATGTGCCGTCGGACCCCGACTATGGCCAGCTTTCGCGCCGCACGCGCGAGGCGATGCAGGCGGGCGCGCGGGTGGAAATTGCCCCGTTCAAGCGCGACGCGGCGGATTTCGTGCTGTGGAAGCCGTCGCCGGACGATCTTCCCGGCTGGGAGTCGCCCTGGGGACGCGGGCGGCCGGGCTGGCATATCGAATGCTCGGCGATGATCGAGAAGCATCTGGGCGAGACGATCGACATCCACGCGGGCGGGCAGGACCTGATCTTCCCGCACCATGAGAACGAGATCGCGCAGAGCCGCTGCGCCCACCATGGCGCGCCGCTCGCCCGCTACTGGATGCACAACGGCTTTGTCTCGATGGACACCGAGAAGATGTCGAAGTCGCTCGGCAACGTCGTCACCGTCGCCGATCTGCTGGCGGCCGGCCACAAGGGCGAAACGCTGCGGCTGGCCCTGCTTTCCGCCCATTACCGCCAGCCGCTGGACTGGAATGATGCGCTGCTGGAGCAATCGAAGGCGACGCTGGATTACTTTTACCGACTGCTTCGGGACTCTGCTTCGGACGCGGAGTTATTTGATCCCTTAGCGGGAGATGATGAGATCAATGCTGAAATCCACATCGGATTTGAGCTGGCACTCAGTGATGACTTGAACACGCCCGCAGCAATCGCATATCTCTACGATCTGGGCTCATCCCTTGCACAAACCATTGAATCTAAAAAGAAATGTTCGCCCGGACAGGCGCAGATGTATTCAGCTGCGGTAGCACATAATCGACGAGATCTAGTAAGAGCAGCTGAATTAGTCGGTTTGCTTACAAGCGACCCAAATCGATGGTTCCACGGCGACGGCGACGACAGCGCCATCGGCGCCGCCATTGCCGCCCGCAATGAAGCGCGCAAGGCGAGGAACTTTGCCGAGGCCGACCGCATCCGCGACGAGCTGAAGGCGCAAGGGATCGAGCTGGAGGACGGCCCTGAAGGCACAAGCTGGCGCCGGGCGTGACGCGCCGCGTCCGTCCCCTTTCCGTCATGCTGAACTTGTTTCAGCATCCATGATCACGGCGTTTGCCGGTTCTCATCCCACGGCGTTCATGGGTCCTGAAACAAGTTCAGGACGACGATGAGCCGACAAATGGAGCGCCAACCCGCCGTCTACATCCTCGCCAGCGGCAAGCACGGCACGCTTTATATCGGCGTGACATCGAACCTCATGCAGCGGCTGTACCAGCACCGAACGGGCACGCTGGTTGGCTTCACGAAACGATATGAGGTTCATCACCTCGTCCACTTCGAGATGTTCGACGACATGAGCCTCGCCATTGCGCGCGAGAAACAGTTGAAACGCTGGCACCGCGACTGGAAGATCAACCTTATCGAGCGGGACAATCCCGAGTGGCGCGACCTTGCGATTGAACTGGGGTTCCGGTCTCTTCGCTAGCATCACCGAACTTGTCATGCTGGACTTGTTTCAGCATCCATGAACACTGCCGGAGGGCTTCGCTATCTGAAAGGTTTTCGTGATACCCCTAGCCGTCACGTGCGGAAGGGCAATCCATGACTAAACTCAACTGGGACAAGGTTTCGCTGAGAATGCGAGATCCAGCGCGCGCGCAACAAACAAACGATATTCTCGCGCCCGACGAGATAATGACTAAGATCGAGGACTTGAGCGCAAGGGAGCGGCGATCCGTTGCCAAAATCGAAGCAAAGCGCGCCACTCTAAGGGCAGCGCTCAAAGCCGAAGAAAGCAAGCGCCGGGCAAAACGAAGGGCGAAGCGCAAAGCTATACTTCGAGAGGATGCGGAACGCGCCGCCCGGCTGCGAGGGGAGAGTGAAGCCCGCCGCCGCGAGCGGGAATCTGGGCAGACGGGCATGGGCCCCCCAGATATTATATCGGCTACCCACCGCGTTCATGGGTCCTGAAACAAGTTCAGGACGACGATAAGGCGGCAAATAGAACGCCAACCTGCGGTAAAACGAGAAAAACAGTTGAAGCTATGGCATCGGGGCTGGAAGATCGACCTGATCGAACAGGATGGACCGGACTGGAACGATCTTGCGCCGGAGTGGGGGTTCGAGCCGAACTGAGGGAGGCCCGATGAAGACGACGCGTCGCAGGATTCCGCTCCACACGCAAATGGCGGTCGGCTTTGCCGTCGGGCTTGTCGCGGGGCTGATCGTCCATGTCACCGCACCCGGCGCGCCCTGGGTGGAGACGCTCACCACCTATGTCACCCAGCCGATCGGGCAGATCTTCCTTCGGCTGCTGTTCATGCTGGTGCTGCCGCTGCTGTTCTCTGCCTTGGTCATCGGCGTGGCGGAAATGGGGGACATCGGCTCGCTGGGCCGCGTCGGCTGGAAGACGCTCGCCTATACGGTGCTTGTATCCGGCATCGGCGTGGTGATCGCGCTGACGCTCGTCAATCTGCTGCGGCCGGGCGACGGCATCGACCCGGAGTTCGCGCGGACGATGCTTGCGAGTGCGGGAGACGGGGCGAAGGCGATCGTCTCCACCTCGCGCGAGGCGCCCACCGGGCTGGATGCGCTGCTCAATATCGTGCCGACCAACATCATAGGAGCTGCCGGCAGCAACGACATTCTTGCCGTCATGTTCTTCGCCCTCCTCTTCGGCATCGGGCTGGTGATGGTCGACACGCCCGAGACGCGGACGCTGCAATTGATGATCGGCGGCCTGTTCGAGGTGATGATGAGACTGATCGGCCTTGTCATCCGCCTCGCGCCCCTTGCCATCGCCTGCTTCATGTTCAATCTCGCCGCACTTTTCGGCTGGGAGTTGATCGGCCGCCTGAGCGCCTATGTGGGCGTCGTGCTGCTTGCGCTCAGCCTGCACATGATCGTGGTCTATTCGCTGGCGGTGCGCTTCCTCGGCCGCATGTCGCCCGTCAATTTCTTCCGGGGCAGCCAGGAGGCGATGGTGATGGCGTTCGCCACCGCATCGTCCAACGCAACGCTCCCCACCGCGCTTCGCGTGGCCGAGCACAATCTGGGCCTGCCGCGCAAGGTTGCGCGCTTCGTCCTCACCATCGGGGCGACCGCCAACCAGAACGGCACCGCCATATTCGAAGGGATCACGGTGCTGTTCCTCGCCCAGTTCTTCGGCGTCGAGCTTGGCCTTGGGCAGCAGGTGACGGTCCTTCTCATCTGCATACTGGGCGGCATCGGCACGGCGGGCGTGCCCGCGGGATCGCTTCCGGTGATCGCCTTGATCCTGGGCATGGTCGGCGTGCCGCCCGAAGGCATCGGGCTGGTGCTCGGAGTCGACCGCTTCCTCGACATGTGCCGGACGACGCTGAACGTCACGGGCGATCTGGCGGCGGCCGTGGTGGTGTCGCGCGGCGAGGTGGACACCCCGGACGACGGCATCGTCTGAGCGCTCTCGACCTGCACCCCAACCATGCTAGAGCCTATGCTATGAAGCAGTATCTCGACCTTGTCCGCCACATCCTCGAGAACGGCGTCGAGCAGCACGACCGCACGGGCGTGGGCACGCGCGCGGTGTTCGGCTATCAGATGCGCTTTTCCATGGCCGACGGCTTTCCGCTCGTCACCACCAAGAAGCTGCACCTGCGCTCAATCATCCATGAGCTGCTCTGGTTCCTGAACGGCGACACCAACGTGCGCTATCTTCAGGAAAACAAGGTCCGCATCTGGGATGAATGGGCCGCCAGCGACGGCGAGCTTGGCCCCGTCTACGGCAAGCAGTGGCGGCGCTGGGAAACGCCGGGCGGCGGCAGCGTCGATCAGATCCAGGCGCTGGTGGATGAAATCAGGGCAAGGCCCGCCTCGCGCCGCCAGATCGTGAGCGCGTGGAACGTCGCGGACATGCCGCAGATGGCGCTCGCGCCCTGCCATTGCCTGTTTCAGACATCGGTGATGGAGGGCAGGCTGAGCCTGCAGCTGTACCAGCGTTCGTGCGACGTCTTCCTTGGCCTGCCCTTCAACATCGCGAGCTATGCGCTGCTGCTGCACATGCTGGCGCAGCAATGCGATCTGGAACCGGGCGAGTTCATCTGGACGGGCGGCGACACGCATATCTACAGCAACCACATGGAGCAGGTGCGGCTGCAACTGACGCGCGAACCGCTGCCGCTGCCGCGGCTGGAACTGAAACGCCGCCCCCCCGCTATCGACGCCTATCGATATGAGGATTTCGAGATCATCGGCTATGAAGCGCATCCGCACATCGCCGGAGAGGTGGCGGTCTAGGTGACGCCTGAGATCGTCTTCATCGTCGCGCGCGCCGACAATGGCGTGATCGGCCGCGAGGGCGGGCTTCCGTGGCGGCTGCCCGCCGATCTCCGACGGTTCAAGGCGCTGACCATGGGCACGGCGATGATCATGGGCCGCAAGACCTTCGACAGCTTTCCAGCACCACTGCCCGGACGGCGGCACATCGTGCTGACGCGCGAACCCGGCTGGCGGGCCGAGGGTGCCGAAACGGCGGCGGATGTCGAAAGCGCTATCGCGCTTGCAGGCGATGTGCCGGCCATATCGGTGATCGGCGGCGCGGAGATATTCGCGCTGTTTCTGCCGCTCGCGACCCGCATCGAACTGACCGAAGTGCAGGTCGAGGCCGCCGGCGATACGGTGATGCCGCCGTTCAGCCCCGCGATGTGGCGGGAAACGGCGCGCGAGGCACATGCGCCCGAGGACGGCCGCCCCGGCTACAGCTTCGTCACCCTGGCGAGACGCGGCGCGTGACGGCGATTGTTCTCCCGCCGCTCTGTTCCTATAGACCCCGCCCATGGAACGTCTGAACGGCAGCGCGAACATTGTCGGCAAGCATCGCGGCGGCGTGATTGCGCTGGGCAATTTCGACGGATTCCATCAGGGCCATCAAGCCGTGGTTGGGCGCGCGCTAGAGCTTGCCCGCCGACAGGGCGTATCGGCCCTGATCGGCACGTTCGACCCGCATCCCGCCCAATATTTCAACCCCTCCGGTCCGCCGTTCGAGCTGACGAACATGGACCAGCGGCTTGCGCTGCTGGAGGCGTTCGGCATCGACGCGGCCGTCATCTTCCACTTCGACGAAGGTCTTGCCGAAGCGTCGCCCGCGGCGTTCGTCACCGACTGGCTGGCAAGCGGGCTTGGCGTCGGCGGCGTGGTGACGGGCCATGATTTCACCTTCGGCCACGACAGGCGCGGCGACATCGCCCTTCTCGACAGGCTCTGCGCCGATATGGGGATCGAGGCGGAGGCCGTGCCCGCGCTGGCCGACGGCGGCGGCGTGATTTCATCCTCCCGCATCCGCGCGGCGCTGAAGGCG contains the following coding sequences:
- the radA gene encoding DNA repair protein RadA, which encodes MAKLLKTYVCQSCGAASSKWQGQCADCGSWNTMVEESAPAASPFAQKHHLQKGGRRLSLEALNVETALPKRLSTGIGELDRALGGGLVAGSATLIGGDPGIGKSTLLLQAAGLIARAGPAVVYVSGEEAADQVRLRAHRLGLGNAPVRLAAATSVRDILTTLGDGAAPALLIIDSIQTMHSDLLEGAPGTVSQVRAAAQELIRYAKETGTALVLVGHVTKDGQIAGPRVLEHMVDTVLYFEGERSHQYRVLRAVKNRFGGTDEIGVFAMAAEGLTEVSNPSSLFLTHRDEAVSGAVVFPALEGTRPVLVEIQALVVRLASGATPRRAVVGWDSGRLAMVLAVLEARCGLSFSSCEVYLNVAGGLRVSDPAADLAVAAALVSALAERPLATDAVAFGELALSGELRPVGHAGLRLKEAAKLGFGRALMPTNGEVKAEGLSLSRFRTLGQLVDHLLGRG
- a CDS encoding CvpA family protein, whose translation is MTDAGSLTAMDIIVLLLVGGGIVFGVVRGFVTEVLSLMAWVAAVMALRLFYTPASAWAAEATGTEAGGAVLAFAGLFFGAFIVFRIIANQLGSRTRQSVVGPIDRLLGGGFGALKGLIGASLLFLAAHLGHEMLWGSDDPPEWLEASRTSPLLKISSRLIVDFVEERREAARTDDDSPAKEEKRPEKKPRTSPDRSKEDRGYTPGERQRLEELLDAANALDT
- the cysS gene encoding cysteine--tRNA ligase, with protein sequence MTIRLYDTMAREKRAFEPADPSRVTMYVCGPTVYNRAHIGNARPAVVFDVLARLLRHRYGEDALVYARNVTDVDDKINAAAAAEGVDISVVTARYEKHYLDDMAALGVAPPDVAPRATAHIDEMIAMIARLIESGHAYAAEGHVLFHVPSDPDYGQLSRRTREAMQAGARVEIAPFKRDAADFVLWKPSPDDLPGWESPWGRGRPGWHIECSAMIEKHLGETIDIHAGGQDLIFPHHENEIAQSRCAHHGAPLARYWMHNGFVSMDTEKMSKSLGNVVTVADLLAAGHKGETLRLALLSAHYRQPLDWNDALLEQSKATLDYFYRLLRDSASDAELFDPLAGDDEINAEIHIGFELALSDDLNTPAAIAYLYDLGSSLAQTIESKKKCSPGQAQMYSAAVAHNRRDLVRAAELVGLLTSDPNRWFHGDGDDSAIGAAIAARNEARKARNFAEADRIRDELKAQGIELEDGPEGTSWRRA
- a CDS encoding GIY-YIG nuclease family protein yields the protein MERQPAVYILASGKHGTLYIGVTSNLMQRLYQHRTGTLVGFTKRYEVHHLVHFEMFDDMSLAIAREKQLKRWHRDWKINLIERDNPEWRDLAIELGFRSLR
- a CDS encoding dicarboxylate/amino acid:cation symporter, producing MKTTRRRIPLHTQMAVGFAVGLVAGLIVHVTAPGAPWVETLTTYVTQPIGQIFLRLLFMLVLPLLFSALVIGVAEMGDIGSLGRVGWKTLAYTVLVSGIGVVIALTLVNLLRPGDGIDPEFARTMLASAGDGAKAIVSTSREAPTGLDALLNIVPTNIIGAAGSNDILAVMFFALLFGIGLVMVDTPETRTLQLMIGGLFEVMMRLIGLVIRLAPLAIACFMFNLAALFGWELIGRLSAYVGVVLLALSLHMIVVYSLAVRFLGRMSPVNFFRGSQEAMVMAFATASSNATLPTALRVAEHNLGLPRKVARFVLTIGATANQNGTAIFEGITVLFLAQFFGVELGLGQQVTVLLICILGGIGTAGVPAGSLPVIALILGMVGVPPEGIGLVLGVDRFLDMCRTTLNVTGDLAAAVVVSRGEVDTPDDGIV
- a CDS encoding thymidylate synthase → MKQYLDLVRHILENGVEQHDRTGVGTRAVFGYQMRFSMADGFPLVTTKKLHLRSIIHELLWFLNGDTNVRYLQENKVRIWDEWAASDGELGPVYGKQWRRWETPGGGSVDQIQALVDEIRARPASRRQIVSAWNVADMPQMALAPCHCLFQTSVMEGRLSLQLYQRSCDVFLGLPFNIASYALLLHMLAQQCDLEPGEFIWTGGDTHIYSNHMEQVRLQLTREPLPLPRLELKRRPPAIDAYRYEDFEIIGYEAHPHIAGEVAV
- a CDS encoding dihydrofolate reductase, with the translated sequence MTPEIVFIVARADNGVIGREGGLPWRLPADLRRFKALTMGTAMIMGRKTFDSFPAPLPGRRHIVLTREPGWRAEGAETAADVESAIALAGDVPAISVIGGAEIFALFLPLATRIELTEVQVEAAGDTVMPPFSPAMWRETAREAHAPEDGRPGYSFVTLARRGA
- a CDS encoding bifunctional riboflavin kinase/FAD synthetase codes for the protein MERLNGSANIVGKHRGGVIALGNFDGFHQGHQAVVGRALELARRQGVSALIGTFDPHPAQYFNPSGPPFELTNMDQRLALLEAFGIDAAVIFHFDEGLAEASPAAFVTDWLASGLGVGGVVTGHDFTFGHDRRGDIALLDRLCADMGIEAEAVPALADGGGVISSSRIRAALKAGDIATATRLLTRPFTIEGEVGHGDKLGRTIGFPTANVSLGDYARPAYGVYAVRCRLADGRMFDGAANIGIRPMFNPPKELLEVHLFDFSGDLYGQKIAVELHHYLRPEAEFDGLEALTEHIKTDCARAKELLAG